The region ACTCTATCCTCACACCCCTATGGGATGATTTATGCCGGAGCAATTAAAAAAGCAGTCTGTAAGTATTTTTAAGAGAGAATTACCTGGTGGGGCTTCAGGGTTTGTCCTTCTAGTGGCATTTTGCCTTCTGGGAATAACAATTCTACTGGATATCATCATGGGAGGGCCTCCAGAAACCTCATTTATTGAGCTTTTACCGCTGAGTTACTATTTTCTCCTGGCCCTTCCTTTCTTTCTAATTTCTTACCTTGGCGCGAAATGGTGGTTTTCCACCCATAGGACCTCCACCCTTACTGTTTTTGTGTTCACGGCAGTCCTGGTTGTTTTTTTTACGCTTGCCCTGGGCCCTTTCAGAGAGCAATACCTGCAAATATATTCCACTGTGCTTGACCTCATATTGAAAATCCCTCTTTGCGAGCCTCGAATGCTTGAGGGATTCGTTACTCTGGTGGCATATGCAATTATAGCAGGCATTGTGGCAGGCGCTCAGCCGGCAATAGGTGTTAATAGTCCCTCAGGAGAAAAAGATGCAAAGGCTCAAGAAGATTCTGCTGATTTCCTTGCTGAACATGGCGCAAAGGAGTAAGACGGCATCATGCCAAAGGTGAAAAGATGGTTCCTCTCCGTTATTCTGACCGCGGCCGCCTTTCTGGCTCTATCGGGAGATGTGTCAGGAACAATCGGTATCGTGCTTACCTTCGACGAAGCGGTAGCAAAGGCAAAGCTCATTGTGATCGGGAAGATCACCAAGGGATGGGAGCCGAAAGTACACGGATTAAACAATTCCAAGCTTTCCTTGCAGACGGGCCGGGTTTATCGGATGAAGGTAGAGAAAGTATACAAGGGCAGTATCCGGCCAGGTGACGAGGTCGTATTCTGGGAACAGTACTATGGTACGACAGCGTCTCTATTCATTGATGAGGGGAAGCGTAGCCTGGTCTTCCTGATGCCGGCCAATCTCGATGAGTTTCAGAGCCGCCGGTTTGACTTCGGGGTGGAGAAGCCCTGGCAGATATTCGGTAATATCAGCGATGATTCCCCGTCAGGGTATGACGGATTCGCGGGTTACCCGTACCTTCTCGAAAATTTCGTGTTGAAGAAGCCGGTGAAGCTGAAGCCGGCTCTCGCGCAGATTCTTCGGGAGAAGGAGGAGCCATGTGTCCTGGAGTATGCCATCAGCCACTGGCCCCGGGAGATGACTGCAGAAGACCGCAGATTCTTCAATGAGCAGATTCTTAGACATTCGGGTGATATGTATATCACCTAAAAATTGGTAGAAAGGCTTTCCCGGGAAGGAGAGACTCTCGATCCATCTGTCCTGAGGATGCTCCTGGAACGGGGAGACTTCAACGACGATGTGCTTAGGATGCTGAACAAGGAGAACATTACAGGGTTCCAGGAACTCCTATTTGAAGCCCTCCGGAAGGGAGATACACTGGCAGAGATAGAAATCATAAAAACCCTTGCGCGGCTGAATCCTGTATTTCTCAGGGAGAAGCTCCATGAGACCGACCTTCCCCTCTGGATGTTCGTATTCTGCCTGCGGGAGTTAGGGATCAACGGTTCGGCAGTCGGAAGAAGCGATCTCTCCAGGGAGATCCTCGCGGCCAATCTCTATACACTGGATAGGGTCGGAGAGGTAATCGGCGGAAATGAATTCCACGCCATCTGTGCAATGGAAGACCCCGATCATAATAAGGACATGGTGCCCCTGTTCCCACTCTTTGAGCCTACCCTGGCTGGGCCGGACAGTACTGCCAGGAGGGCAATTGTCGCACTGATGAGGACATTCGGAGAAAAAGTTCGTCGATCAGGGAAAAGCTACATACTGGAGAAAGGTTCGGAGTGCTGCCCGGTGCTTTTGGGACTCACCACCGATAAAACAAGATTCCGGCTGGGCGAACCGGTCACCGTCAGTTTAGTAGAGACGGCCCGAGCAGATAGTGTGTGGCTTTGCCTGAAGGGAAATATGAAGTGGAGAATCGGTAAGGCCGGGTGGCCGCCGGATCAATTCTCCCTGGAAGTGGACTCCTTCTTCGGTAAATTCGACAATGTGGACCTTCCCCGGGAAGACTTTCACCTTCTTCATGCCGGAGAGACATTCCTGACGCAGGAAGACGTCACCATGTGCTTTGACCGGCCAGGACATTACCAGTTTCAAGCCATGAAACTCTACCCTCACGACGGTGGTTCTGTCGGCATTGACGCCTGGACTGGCACGGTTTTTTCAAGCCTGGTGCAGATTGAGATATACGACTAGGCGGTGCCTGCTGCCGGAGAATGGGGGGGACAGAACAAGAGTGAGAAAGGTGCCGATATGCAGTCGGTATGGTGTCCCAGGCCGCTTCCCCTTACCAGAAGACTCCCCATCTATCCCACTTTTCTTTAACAGGAATCCCGGAAGTTTACCAGTAATTTCAGTGTGACGACAGCCATGTTCTGATCTCCTTGCCCAACTGAGTGAAGGAGAGCCCCACATTCACCAAGGGCGCGGGAGATTATTCATGGCTCCTTATGGCAAGCGTATCACAATCGCCATGCGCTTTCTTTATACTGCAGGAAGATCATTCCCCGCGTTGATATATACTTTCATGGCTCAAAAGCCATAGAAATTGCTGTCATCAGAAAAAAATATTCAGCCTCCCCTGAAGGACAACCATTGGCTGCCACATTCGTATGATGGCAAAATCCTTCACCTGGCAGACTTTTCCAGGCATTGGGCGGAAAAAACTCAAAAACTCTCTCTTTGACCCTTGGCAGGCCATCCGGCGATGGTTGTGAAACCCAATAATATCAAGCATTTGAGAGATAATCATTTTGACTTATACAATACAATAAGGTATAATATAATAGAGAGATACAAATGATTCCCTTTAGAACAACTCTTGAAAGGAGGATTATTGTGAATAGGTCGGCAGGAGCGCACCACGGGGAGGTCACGCACCGGGAGGCAGAAACAGCCACCCAGGATGCTCAGGCTGTCCGGACGGTTCAGGCCGGTCAGAGTGTTCTTGCCGATCAGGTAGCGCTAGCCGGTCAGGCTTCGGAGGGTCTTCGGGCCGGGGCTGCTTCTCCCGAGGTGATCCGCGAGTATCCCGGTTACGAGGCTGTGATGGCCGGCGAGCAGGTCTTCCAGATAGCCCCTGGCCTTCCGCTGGTGACTTACGGAGCCGACGAGGTGCTCTCACGGGACGACGGGCGGAATATCTTCCGCGACCTCGCCTGCGAGGTTCTTGACTGGAACCTCTGGTGCCTCTCTTCTGCTGGAGTAAAGCTCGATCTCCTCATCGGGGAGATGCTTCTATCCCTCAATGGGAAGCTCGAGAAGCTCGGCTACGTGCGGGTTTCCGACTTCGCACGCGAGGTGCTGGGGATCTCTTCTCGGAGCGCCTATGAGCTGATGAAGAATGCCCAGGAGCTTCAGAAGTTTCCACTTATGCGGGATGCCCTCGAGAAGGGGCTTCTTCGCAAGAGCGCCTTGCGCTATCTATTCCAGGTAGTGAAGCCTGAAACCGAGGAGGAGTGGCTTTCCAAGGTAATTAGCCTCAGCGTGCGTGGCCTCGAAGAAGAAGTGCGCCGTTTCAAGATTCAGGGATCAGAAGGAAAGGAGGACATTGTTTCTTTTGCCTCTGGAGAGGATGACGAGGAGGATAAAGCCATTCCCGTGAGCGCGAGGGTTCCCCTCGCCGTGGCGGCAAAGTGGGATAGGGCATTGGAGGTGTTCCGGAGGATGGAGGAGTCGAATCTCCTCCTGGGCGCCTTCGTTGAGGCCCTTCTTGCTGAATATTCCGCATCGGCTGTTTCCGAGGCCGTGAGGAAAGTCTGCGGAACAGCAGGTGAAGCCTGTGAAAAAGGCTTCGGGTCCTGCTCGCAGGAGTGCGGCTCAGGTGGCAAGGAGCACAATGTATGCTGTACGCAGGAGCATGGACTATCCTGCGAGGCAGTTCTGGAGGGAAACGCGCTGTTGAATGGGGATTCCCATTCCCTGGGGACTCAGCCTTCGGCAGCGGAAGCGCCCCTTTTTCTCCACGGCAGCTCCCCTCGGGTTCCCCATGGGGCAGGGCTTCTCCTTAATCCGGGAGCTTTAGAGAGGGACAGGGAGCTTGCCCGCCAGGTCCATAAGGACCTTGAGGAAGTATCCCATTTCTGGGATTACCTCCCCTGGAAGCCTGTCAAGGTGGAGCTTCCTTCAAAGCACCAGGCTCAGAGCGATACCGCGGTTGAGGTCCCTTCCGATCCCTTCGAGGCAGTTTCCCGGCTCAGGAAGATCGTATCCCTCAGGCATTCGATCTCCTTCTACCAGGGACGCCTCCTTCGCACTCTCAACAATTTCGGACTCTATAAAGACATGCTCTTCCTGAGCCTCGGCCACTATACCAGGGAGCGCCTGGGAATGTCCAGAAGTACCGCATATTCACTTATTTCTTTAGAAAGGAGTTATTTGGAGTATCCCGATATGCTTGACCTTGTCAAGGAGGGGAGGCTCACACCGGAGCAGGCGCGCCTGCTCTCCAGGGTCTTCAGGGAGGGGACCAGAGCAAAAGGAGCATGGCTCTCTTATGCGCAGGAAGTCCCTGTTGCCACTCTCAGGGAGGTAGTCGATGCATTCCTTCGCTTTGCCCAGAGAGCAGCCAACAAGAAGTGGGACATTGAGCCTGGTGCCTTAGAGGTGGCTGTCACGGGGAGGTCTGTCAAGAGGGTTTCCCCTGCAGGCTCGAATGCCACGGAACCCAGTGGGGATGTGGGTTCGGACGCACCAGTCCGAAGTTGTGCACAGGCACTTTCCCGGGAAGGAGCAACACTTCCCCGGGGAGCCCTCATCTGGGAGGTCACCAGGGGCGGAGAGCATCCCGAAATTCCCGAGATCCTCTCAACACTCTCCGGGGAAACCTCAAAAAAGGGAGCCTTCGGATCGAATCCTGAAAGCCGGGGTGCCCTGATCCGCTTCTTTCTTGCCCCCGACCTGGTCCCTCTCTGGAATCACGCCGTGAAGCTCTGGCAGGCCGAAAGGGCTCAAAAAGCCGCCGAGGCCTCATCGGATAAGGCAAAAGGGGCTCAGGGAAGCCAGGCTGTAGAGGAGCTTCCCCTTTTCATTGAAGCCCTTCTCGATTCATTCCTCGCCACATGGGAAACTCCTGAGAAAAGGGACCTCCACTCCAGAATCCTCAGGCGCGATAATTACCAGTGCCAAGTGCCGGGATGCACCTGCCGCCGGGGCCTTCATGTTCATCATATCGTCTACCGCTCTCACGGAGGCTCCGATATCGAGGCCAATCTCATCACTATCTGCATGGCTCACCACCTCAGGTGCGTTCACGAGGGCTTTCTTATCATCAAGGGCAAGGCGCCGCATGCCCTTACTTTCATCTTGAGGGCTTCATAAGCTCCTGAAGCCCGTAACGCCTGAATAAAGTCCAACTGAGGCCGGATCTGCCGCCCGCGATGATGCTGAGGATTTGATTCGCCTTCTGCCTTTTGAGCTCCACAAAGATAATGCGTCCGGTCTTTCAAGGTCTCAGTATAGTGGCACATGAAGTCCTTCCTCGACGATGGAAAATTATCTATCACTTAAGAAAATCACCGAAATGCTTGCCGCAATGGCTCATTTTTGCTAAAATTATTCAGAGGCAGGAATCCGAATCCCGATCCTTTAAGGGAATTTGATAATCAGCAGTAATAAAGGTCGCAGTGCAGATGTATGAAAATGATGAAGAAGTGCTATTTTTGCAAAGGGCGCCTTGAGGAGAAGCGGATCGAGTTTGATGGAAGATGGGGGCAAAAGAGAGTGATTCTTAAAGATGTGCCGGCTGAGGTTTGTATGCAATGCGGGGAGCAGTATTTTTCGCCGGAAGTATCCAGGACGATGGAGGAACTGGCAAAAATGGAAAGTGTTCCCGACGAGGTGATTATAGAGGTGCCGGTAAGGCAGTATAAAGTTGCATAGGTAGTTCAGGCGTTGTATACGGCCGAATATGCTTTGCCGGACTCATGGTCAGGAAAGGAATAAAATTTAAGAGGGGCTATTCCACTTCACAGAAAAGGTGACAGCATAGTGTGACTCTCAAGAGAAGAAATAAAGTGCACCTTGTTCTCATTGAGTATATCATGCTTGATTGCCCCAGAAACAATCATTCAGGAGATCTCAGGATGAGAAGTTCTCCATGCAGGAATACCACACTGAGCAATAATGCCAGAAATAATGCAGCCTTATCCCAATGGGTAATAACAAGATCCTTGGCGATATATCTTGCTTTTGTCGCATTATGTGCGGTACTCTTGACAGTCCTGGCCAGACTTAATTCCTTTGAAATAGGCAATGATATCTGTAAGATAATACTTGCGACGGCATTGGGCTTCCCTCTTTATATGCTCATGGTGATTACAGGCTCGCTGTTTGGCTTGAAGATACTGGAAAAATTGACCTCTCCGAATCTTAACAGAGATGAAGTAAATATGGTATTATGGTTGTGGTTCACCTGTTCCTTCGTCGGAAGCATTTTTATCGGTCCGGAATTATGCCGCAGTATTCCTTCTGTATTTTACTTTTTTCAGCATATACTTGAGTCATTAAGGCTTGTTGCTGGCGGAAAGGAGGCTTTTTTCTTTGTTGATTCATATATATTTCAATTCTTGAGCGGGTTTGGTGTCGGAATGCTTCTCAGAGAAAGGTCTTCAGGGAAAGACAAAAAGCATTGAGCGCTCAATGATAAGAAAATTGAAAAGCTCATCAGAAAAAAAGGAAGAAGATTCCTCGAAATGATGGATGCACCTGTATCACCTTGAGGCGGCCGGACAATTATGGATGAAAACGAGATAATTCATGAAACGAGATGGAATATATTCCGCCGCAGGGCAGGACCTGCTACAGGCAGCCTGATCATTTCCTGTTCCAAATTTCTCTTGAATGAGGCTACAGTCGATGCCGAAGAAATCATTCAAGAATGGCCTTCGTGGGATTCAGATGAGCGTCTCGACTTTGTAATGGCTTTTGCGAAGAAGCATCCCATCTGCCATGGGGATCAAGAGATACTCAGGTTCCTTATGGAGCAGGCAGAGCCCCTGGAAATCAGTTATCTGCTGAACCTCATTCTTGAATTGCCTGAAAAGGAAGCAGTATATGA is a window of Candidatus Eremiobacterota bacterium DNA encoding:
- a CDS encoding HNH endonuclease — its product is MNRSAGAHHGEVTHREAETATQDAQAVRTVQAGQSVLADQVALAGQASEGLRAGAASPEVIREYPGYEAVMAGEQVFQIAPGLPLVTYGADEVLSRDDGRNIFRDLACEVLDWNLWCLSSAGVKLDLLIGEMLLSLNGKLEKLGYVRVSDFAREVLGISSRSAYELMKNAQELQKFPLMRDALEKGLLRKSALRYLFQVVKPETEEEWLSKVISLSVRGLEEEVRRFKIQGSEGKEDIVSFASGEDDEEDKAIPVSARVPLAVAAKWDRALEVFRRMEESNLLLGAFVEALLAEYSASAVSEAVRKVCGTAGEACEKGFGSCSQECGSGGKEHNVCCTQEHGLSCEAVLEGNALLNGDSHSLGTQPSAAEAPLFLHGSSPRVPHGAGLLLNPGALERDRELARQVHKDLEEVSHFWDYLPWKPVKVELPSKHQAQSDTAVEVPSDPFEAVSRLRKIVSLRHSISFYQGRLLRTLNNFGLYKDMLFLSLGHYTRERLGMSRSTAYSLISLERSYLEYPDMLDLVKEGRLTPEQARLLSRVFREGTRAKGAWLSYAQEVPVATLREVVDAFLRFAQRAANKKWDIEPGALEVAVTGRSVKRVSPAGSNATEPSGDVGSDAPVRSCAQALSREGATLPRGALIWEVTRGGEHPEIPEILSTLSGETSKKGAFGSNPESRGALIRFFLAPDLVPLWNHAVKLWQAERAQKAAEASSDKAKGAQGSQAVEELPLFIEALLDSFLATWETPEKRDLHSRILRRDNYQCQVPGCTCRRGLHVHHIVYRSHGGSDIEANLITICMAHHLRCVHEGFLIIKGKAPHALTFILRAS
- a CDS encoding type II toxin-antitoxin system MqsA family antitoxin; amino-acid sequence: MMKKCYFCKGRLEEKRIEFDGRWGQKRVILKDVPAEVCMQCGEQYFSPEVSRTMEELAKMESVPDEVIIEVPVRQYKVA